The following coding sequences are from one Candidatus Borkfalkia ceftriaxoniphila window:
- a CDS encoding Rne/Rng family ribonuclease, which yields MYFDYFGDDCFAALTEGDELVEFHLDAGDQSEISGNIYKGRVVNVLNGMQAAFVCFGQAKNGYLYAGDMPAEAAAANSDSRLNVKIGDEVMVQVTKSPMGTKGARLSMNVSFVGKNLIYLPATPFLGVSRKICEEEERERLLECAKKLAFEGGGLIMRTHSRAANFRQLKNEAKYLREIYLSALETYKNAEVGDLVYRAADAHIKLLRDVDVDGIDKIYVADEASYKKVERLLKTISQKNKLVRYTGAREMFAQFGLEEEIYKLVKSRVELKSGAYLCFDKTEALTAIDVNTGSFTGENNLEDTVFATNILAAREIARQVRLRNIGGIVVVDFIDMQSEEHRAAVISELENALKEDRAKCNVVGMSALGLVQFTRKKEKKDNLSLITKPCPYCKGSGSVLSDSYLAYRIKIAIKDLFARGYENAIVELNAGIFAMIVGKHYFSGAVAGEWRSKRIYMIPHKTFHEEYFTVRGDNNTVLTLPDNAQLLY from the coding sequence ATGTACTTTGACTACTTCGGCGACGACTGTTTCGCGGCGCTGACCGAAGGGGACGAACTCGTCGAGTTTCATCTCGATGCGGGGGACCAGAGCGAAATTTCGGGCAACATTTACAAGGGAAGGGTCGTGAACGTGCTCAACGGAATGCAGGCGGCGTTCGTCTGTTTCGGGCAGGCGAAAAACGGCTATCTGTACGCGGGCGATATGCCCGCAGAGGCCGCCGCCGCAAATTCCGACTCGCGTCTGAACGTGAAGATCGGCGACGAAGTGATGGTGCAGGTGACCAAGTCCCCCATGGGGACCAAGGGCGCGCGGCTGAGCATGAACGTATCCTTTGTGGGGAAAAACCTCATTTATCTTCCCGCCACGCCCTTTTTGGGCGTTTCGCGCAAGATCTGCGAGGAAGAGGAGCGCGAACGCCTTCTGGAATGCGCGAAAAAACTCGCTTTCGAGGGCGGCGGGCTGATCATGCGCACCCACTCGCGCGCGGCGAATTTCCGCCAGCTGAAAAACGAAGCGAAATATTTGCGGGAGATCTATCTTTCCGCGCTGGAAACATATAAAAACGCGGAAGTGGGCGACCTCGTTTACCGCGCCGCGGACGCGCATATCAAACTTCTGCGCGACGTAGATGTGGACGGCATCGACAAGATTTATGTAGCGGACGAAGCCTCTTACAAAAAAGTCGAAAGGCTGTTGAAGACGATCAGCCAGAAAAACAAATTGGTGCGCTATACTGGCGCGCGGGAAATGTTTGCGCAGTTCGGGCTGGAAGAGGAGATATATAAACTGGTCAAGAGCCGCGTGGAACTGAAAAGCGGCGCGTACCTGTGTTTCGACAAGACGGAGGCGCTCACCGCGATCGACGTGAACACGGGAAGTTTTACGGGCGAAAACAACCTCGAAGACACGGTGTTCGCCACAAATATATTGGCGGCGCGCGAGATCGCGCGGCAGGTGCGCCTTCGCAATATCGGCGGCATCGTGGTCGTGGATTTTATTGATATGCAGAGCGAGGAGCACCGCGCGGCTGTCATTTCGGAACTGGAAAACGCCCTCAAAGAGGACAGAGCAAAGTGCAACGTTGTGGGCATGAGCGCTTTGGGGCTCGTGCAGTTCACGCGTAAAAAGGAAAAAAAGGACAATTTGTCCCTCATCACGAAACCCTGCCCCTACTGCAAGGGGAGCGGCAGCGTTCTGTCCGACTCCTATCTCGCCTACCGCATCAAGATCGCCATCAAAGATCTGTTCGCGCGCGGCTACGAAAACGCGATCGTCGAACTCAACGCGGGTATTTTTGCCATGATCGTCGGAAAACATTATTTTTCTGGCGCCGTCGCGGGCGAATGGCGTTCGAAACGCATCTACATGATCCCGCACAAGACCTTTCATGAAGAATACTTTACCGTGCGCGGCGACAACAACACCGTTTTGACCTTGCCCGACAACGCGCAACTTTTATATTGA
- the rplU gene encoding 50S ribosomal protein L21 translates to MYAIIENGNKQYRVSEGEVVRLEKLNANVGDSVEFNVVMVSDENGVKYGADVANAKVSGTVQAQDKFKKIIVFKYKAKKNERKKQGHRQPFTAVKIEKISL, encoded by the coding sequence TTGTACGCAATTATCGAAAACGGAAATAAGCAGTACCGCGTGAGCGAAGGCGAAGTCGTTCGCCTGGAAAAACTGAACGCGAATGTGGGCGACAGCGTGGAGTTCAACGTCGTCATGGTTTCCGACGAGAACGGCGTGAAGTACGGGGCAGACGTTGCGAACGCAAAGGTCAGCGGCACCGTGCAGGCGCAGGACAAGTTCAAAAAGATCATCGTTTTCAAGTATAAGGCGAAGAAGAACGAGCGTAAAAAGCAGGGCCACAGACAGCCTTTCACCGCAGTCAAGATCGAAAAGATCTCGCTGTAA
- a CDS encoding site-2 protease family protein — MERVSHKERFYFTIHPLFLLFGVFYALTGRFFLFLTYTLTAVMHEFAHAAAAARVGYRLRRIVLMPYGAIIRGDLEGISFKDEIFVALAGPLANAAAALGFIALWWLFPDAYPYTDTAAFASLGIAAVNVLPAYPLDGGRVLFCALAKKKGETFARKLCRAVSLVIGAAFLGLFVYGCFIEVNFSMLFFASFIIAGAFGGNGCRYDRIRYDVTRTLARGAEIKRVAVLESCQVKKIIGYMERGRVLELCVYSDGGELLEILDENEIVELLERADLYAPLSECLKSPV, encoded by the coding sequence TTGGAACGTGTAAGCCATAAAGAGCGGTTTTATTTCACGATACATCCGCTCTTTCTCCTGTTCGGCGTTTTTTACGCGCTGACCGGACGGTTTTTTCTGTTTCTGACGTACACGCTGACGGCTGTCATGCACGAATTCGCGCACGCCGCCGCCGCGGCACGGGTGGGGTACCGCTTACGCCGCATCGTTTTAATGCCGTACGGCGCGATCATCCGCGGCGATCTGGAAGGCATCTCTTTCAAAGACGAAATTTTCGTCGCGCTCGCGGGTCCGCTCGCCAACGCCGCGGCGGCGCTCGGCTTTATCGCGCTGTGGTGGCTGTTTCCCGACGCCTATCCCTACACGGACACGGCGGCGTTCGCCTCGCTCGGGATTGCGGCCGTCAACGTACTGCCCGCCTATCCCCTCGACGGGGGCAGGGTGCTTTTCTGCGCGCTCGCCAAAAAAAAGGGGGAAACTTTCGCGCGCAAGTTGTGCCGCGCCGTCAGCCTCGTCATCGGCGCCGCCTTTTTGGGGTTGTTCGTGTACGGCTGTTTTATCGAAGTCAATTTTTCTATGCTCTTTTTCGCCTCGTTCATCATAGCGGGCGCGTTCGGCGGCAACGGTTGCCGCTACGACAGGATCCGCTATGACGTCACGCGGACGCTCGCGCGGGGGGCGGAGATCAAACGGGTGGCCGTGTTGGAAAGTTGTCAGGTCAAAAAAATCATCGGATATATGGAACGGGGCAGGGTCCTGGAACTGTGCGTCTATTCGGACGGCGGCGAACTTCTGGAGATCCTCGACGAAAACGAGATCGTGGAACTTCTGGAACGCGCCGACCTCTACGCGCCCCTCTCGGAGTGCCTGAAAAGTCCTGTCTGA
- a CDS encoding helix-turn-helix domain-containing protein translates to MITLDQVRERIIEAIQQSGLTQSELARRIGVKHQQISCYVKGQKLPALDTFANLCAALEVDPAYILCLSD, encoded by the coding sequence ATGATTACACTTGATCAAGTTCGTGAAAGGATTATTGAGGCGATTCAGCAAAGCGGGTTGACGCAGAGCGAATTGGCTCGGCGAATAGGAGTTAAACATCAACAGATATCTTGTTATGTCAAAGGACAAAAATTGCCTGCATTGGATACGTTCGCAAACCTTTGCGCGGCGTTGGAAGTAGACCCCGCCTATATCCTTTGTCTTTCCGACTGA
- a CDS encoding DapH/DapD/GlmU-related protein, which produces MQNKFPNVRFLAPDRVFVSEEATIGDGAIIYPDNYIYGRTVIEAGAVLRPENILEDAFVGAGSEIEKSVLRGARVGKNCTVGPFAHLRKGANVGDNCRVGDFVEIKNSVVGAGTKVSHLAYVGDADVGENCNIGCGVVFCNYDGKNKHRTRVGNNCFIGSNVNLIAPVEIADGAFVAAGTTVTEGAGKGDFVIGRVRQQIRAGGAKRYLGGEEK; this is translated from the coding sequence TTGCAAAATAAATTCCCCAACGTTCGGTTTCTCGCGCCCGATCGGGTATTCGTTTCGGAGGAAGCGACGATCGGCGACGGCGCAATCATCTATCCCGATAACTACATATACGGCCGCACGGTCATCGAGGCGGGCGCGGTCCTGCGCCCCGAAAATATATTGGAGGACGCCTTTGTCGGCGCGGGTTCCGAGATCGAAAAGAGCGTGCTGCGCGGCGCGCGCGTCGGCAAAAACTGTACGGTGGGTCCGTTCGCCCACCTCAGAAAGGGCGCAAACGTAGGCGATAACTGCCGCGTGGGAGATTTCGTGGAGATCAAAAATTCCGTCGTGGGCGCGGGTACCAAAGTGAGCCACCTCGCCTACGTGGGCGACGCGGACGTGGGCGAAAACTGCAATATCGGCTGCGGCGTCGTGTTCTGCAATTACGACGGCAAGAACAAACACCGCACGCGCGTCGGCAACAACTGCTTTATAGGCAGCAACGTCAACCTCATCGCGCCCGTGGAGATCGCGGACGGCGCGTTCGTCGCGGCGGGAACCACGGTCACGGAGGGCGCGGGCAAGGGCGATTTCGTGATCGGCCGCGTGCGCCAGCAGATCCGCGCAGGCGGCGCGAAACGTTATTTGGGAGGAGAAGAAAAATGA
- a CDS encoding phosphohexomutase domain-containing protein yields the protein MSDRFGTDGIRGVVNESLTSRTAFALGNALCRLYAKPTVFIARDNRVSSDMLMLAIAAGVTVGGGNVLDGGVLPTAACAYLTKRHAADCGVMISASHNPPEFNGIKVFDGAGCKFDEKLERRLEKYFIDRLFAPSLSVGRYEYVHEAGEEYLRHLGGACSRGLEGLHFVLDCANGAASAFAPAAFERLGAKVTACNIKTDGLSVNDNCGALYPEHLSELVARLRADAGFCYDGDADRLIAVDEKGNVVDGDRIICIFADKLKKQGKLTGGLAVGTVHTNTGAEVWLAARGITLARTDIGDKYVAEYMRAHGAAVGGEQSGHVILSEYATTGDGILTSLKLAELLTDTPLSALSDIRLYPQYNVSVRVKDKVRVLGDEGVSNVVRECANRLNKGRLVVRASGTEPVIRIFAEAENLQDAKGAAERVRRAIAQLKE from the coding sequence ATGAGCGACAGATTCGGAACGGACGGGATCCGCGGCGTCGTCAACGAAAGTCTGACTTCCCGCACGGCGTTCGCGCTCGGAAACGCGCTTTGCAGACTGTACGCAAAGCCGACCGTTTTTATCGCGCGCGATAACCGCGTTTCCTCGGATATGCTCATGCTCGCCATTGCGGCGGGCGTGACGGTGGGCGGCGGAAACGTCCTCGACGGCGGCGTTCTTCCCACCGCCGCGTGCGCGTATCTCACAAAGCGCCACGCCGCCGATTGCGGCGTGATGATCAGCGCCTCGCACAATCCGCCCGAATTCAACGGCATCAAGGTGTTCGACGGCGCGGGGTGCAAATTCGACGAAAAACTCGAACGCCGCCTGGAAAAATATTTTATCGACCGCCTGTTCGCGCCCTCTCTGTCGGTAGGGCGCTACGAATACGTGCACGAGGCGGGCGAAGAATACCTTCGTCACCTCGGCGGCGCGTGTTCGCGGGGGCTGGAAGGATTGCATTTCGTGCTCGACTGCGCCAACGGCGCGGCTTCCGCCTTTGCGCCCGCCGCGTTCGAGCGGCTGGGCGCAAAAGTGACCGCGTGCAATATCAAGACGGACGGCCTTTCCGTCAACGACAACTGCGGCGCGCTCTATCCCGAACACCTTTCGGAATTGGTCGCGCGCCTCCGCGCCGACGCGGGCTTTTGCTACGACGGCGACGCCGACCGATTGATCGCGGTGGACGAAAAGGGCAACGTTGTGGACGGCGACCGCATCATCTGTATATTTGCCGACAAACTGAAAAAACAGGGGAAACTGACGGGCGGTCTGGCAGTGGGCACGGTGCACACCAATACGGGCGCGGAAGTCTGGCTGGCGGCGCGCGGGATCACGCTCGCGCGCACGGATATCGGCGATAAGTACGTCGCGGAATATATGCGCGCGCACGGCGCGGCGGTGGGCGGCGAGCAGTCGGGACACGTGATCTTATCCGAATACGCCACCACGGGCGACGGCATTTTAACTTCTTTAAAACTTGCCGAACTTCTGACGGATACGCCCCTTTCCGCGCTTTCGGATATTCGGCTATATCCCCAATACAACGTGAGCGTGCGCGTCAAAGACAAGGTGCGCGTGCTCGGCGACGAGGGCGTGAGCAACGTGGTGCGGGAATGCGCCAACCGCCTGAATAAGGGCAGGCTGGTCGTGCGCGCGTCAGGCACCGAGCCCGTCATCCGCATCTTTGCGGAGGCGGAAAACTTGCAGGACGCGAAGGGCGCGGCGGAGCGCGTACGCCGCGCGATCGCGCAGTTGAAGGAGTAA
- the glmS gene encoding glutamine--fructose-6-phosphate transaminase (isomerizing) — MCGIIGCVQRGGDCWPRVYDGLKRLEYRGYDSVGVAVLDQNAIGIRKKKGGADALADAYLKGGAGIGHTRWATHGAPSDENAHPHAAGKFALVHNGIVENFAALKEELVAAGEVFLSETDSEVIVKLISRAYTGDFLRAVRDGCARLEGSYAIAVLCEDFPDTVVCAKCKSPLVAGTGADGVYVCSDIPALSGVCGSICPASDGELICLVGQRVLFYDFNLNAVDKTFTPSDGGSAVRERGAFTSYMEEEIADIPRALSDTYAALKGMDFTACARKLAAAERIFAVACGTAFHSTLSFRFVAEKCLGVPVICERASEFRYKTRLIQKDDVLVAVSQSGETADTAEAVKRAKAAGAYVVSVTNVRHSTIAALSDTNVPMRANAEIAVAATKSYNCQLMCLFTLAAEACCKKTGVYPSFYYDLPALSFAAREAFSCFPEVDALASRLKEKSAMYFLGRDADFVTAVEGALKVKEIAYVFSEGYPAGELKHGTLALVEKGFPVIAIVTQKSLAKKTENAVAEVIARGGYVALFSPFESVLKESAAQFCCKIPAVREELAGAVSVIPLQYFALRMCQLRGHDPDKPRNLAKSVTVE; from the coding sequence ATGTGCGGAATCATCGGATGCGTGCAGCGCGGGGGCGATTGCTGGCCCCGCGTGTACGACGGGCTCAAACGGCTGGAATACCGCGGCTACGACTCCGTGGGCGTGGCGGTACTCGATCAGAACGCCATCGGCATACGCAAGAAAAAGGGCGGTGCGGATGCGCTTGCGGACGCATATCTGAAAGGCGGCGCGGGCATCGGGCACACGCGCTGGGCGACGCACGGCGCGCCGTCGGACGAAAACGCCCATCCGCACGCGGCGGGCAAATTCGCGCTCGTGCATAACGGCATCGTGGAAAACTTCGCCGCGCTGAAAGAAGAATTGGTCGCGGCGGGAGAGGTCTTTCTTTCCGAAACGGACAGCGAAGTGATCGTAAAACTCATTTCGCGCGCCTATACGGGGGATTTTCTGCGCGCGGTGCGCGACGGGTGCGCGCGGCTGGAAGGCTCCTATGCCATCGCCGTTTTATGCGAAGATTTTCCCGATACCGTCGTCTGCGCCAAATGCAAAAGCCCGCTCGTCGCGGGCACGGGCGCGGACGGCGTGTACGTGTGCAGCGATATCCCCGCCCTTTCGGGCGTGTGCGGCTCGATCTGCCCCGCGTCGGACGGGGAACTCATCTGTCTTGTCGGACAGCGCGTGCTGTTTTACGATTTTAACCTGAACGCGGTCGACAAGACGTTCACGCCCTCCGACGGCGGCTCCGCCGTGCGCGAAAGGGGCGCGTTTACAAGTTATATGGAAGAGGAGATCGCGGATATCCCCCGCGCCCTGTCGGATACGTACGCCGCCCTGAAAGGCATGGATTTCACCGCCTGCGCGCGAAAACTCGCGGCGGCGGAGCGCATCTTCGCGGTCGCCTGCGGCACTGCGTTCCACTCCACCCTCTCCTTTCGTTTCGTCGCGGAAAAATGCCTCGGTGTGCCCGTTATCTGCGAACGGGCGAGCGAATTCCGCTATAAGACGCGGCTGATTCAAAAAGACGACGTTCTCGTCGCGGTCAGCCAGAGCGGAGAGACCGCCGATACCGCGGAGGCGGTCAAACGCGCGAAAGCCGCGGGCGCGTACGTCGTTTCGGTCACGAACGTGCGTCATTCGACCATCGCGGCGCTGTCGGATACCAACGTGCCCATGCGCGCCAACGCCGAGATCGCGGTCGCCGCGACAAAAAGTTACAACTGTCAACTCATGTGCCTCTTCACGCTCGCCGCCGAGGCTTGCTGCAAAAAAACGGGCGTATATCCCTCCTTTTATTACGATCTGCCCGCGCTGTCGTTCGCGGCGCGCGAAGCGTTTTCCTGTTTTCCCGAAGTGGACGCGCTCGCGTCGCGGCTCAAAGAAAAATCGGCGATGTATTTTCTGGGGCGCGACGCGGACTTCGTTACCGCCGTCGAGGGCGCCTTGAAGGTCAAAGAGATCGCCTACGTGTTCAGCGAGGGGTATCCCGCGGGCGAACTCAAACACGGCACGCTCGCGCTCGTCGAAAAGGGCTTTCCCGTCATCGCCATCGTCACGCAGAAATCGCTGGCGAAAAAGACGGAAAACGCCGTGGCGGAAGTCATCGCTCGCGGCGGATACGTGGCGCTCTTTTCGCCGTTCGAAAGCGTTTTGAAGGAGAGCGCGGCGCAGTTTTGCTGCAAGATCCCCGCCGTGCGTGAAGAACTCGCGGGCGCCGTTTCCGTCATACCCTTGCAGTATTTTGCCCTCAGAATGTGCCAATTGCGGGGGCACGATCCCGACAAACCGCGCAATCTCGCCAAGAGCGTGACGGTGGAATAA
- a CDS encoding M23 family metallopeptidase yields the protein MSERIDYAEMLEIPVSTVNVVRKKSKKKRAETDDLKDQVVKAVNERVSEGDFSEEKSEEVLSETRYAASEDLSEEYDLEEPDAAPVKVKGKFFDSKILLAQFVAVLALAATIFLTNIFWKESAINTFFAGLLNPTDQSQSVDDDRIYSQLTMGSVVSDDDITCTVSDTGVLSFTGECSVYTPCDGKIVSVTEKDGLYTVKIEHTKSFSTEISNLSTAYFAAGDKVFSTIPVGYTKGASPVSVSMFDNGNLIKSYTVNEANDIIWNV from the coding sequence ATGAGTGAACGGATCGACTATGCGGAAATGCTGGAAATACCCGTCAGCACCGTCAACGTAGTCAGAAAAAAAAGCAAGAAGAAGCGCGCCGAGACGGACGATCTGAAAGACCAGGTCGTCAAAGCCGTCAACGAGCGCGTGAGCGAGGGGGACTTTTCCGAAGAAAAAAGCGAAGAAGTGCTCTCTGAAACGCGGTACGCCGCGAGCGAGGATCTTTCCGAGGAATACGACCTCGAAGAGCCCGACGCCGCGCCCGTCAAAGTTAAGGGCAAATTTTTCGACAGTAAAATTTTGCTCGCGCAGTTCGTCGCCGTGCTGGCGCTCGCCGCGACCATCTTTCTTACCAACATTTTCTGGAAAGAGAGCGCCATCAATACCTTTTTCGCGGGACTTTTGAATCCGACCGACCAATCGCAGTCGGTGGACGACGACCGTATCTATTCGCAGTTGACCATGGGCTCGGTCGTTTCCGACGATGACATCACCTGCACCGTGTCCGATACGGGCGTGCTCTCCTTCACGGGCGAATGCAGCGTCTATACGCCCTGCGACGGCAAGATCGTTTCCGTCACGGAAAAAGACGGTCTGTACACGGTGAAGATCGAGCATACCAAGTCATTCTCCACGGAAATTTCCAATCTTTCCACGGCGTATTTCGCCGCGGGCGACAAGGTGTTTTCCACTATTCCCGTGGGCTATACGAAGGGCGCGTCCCCCGTTTCCGTTTCCATGTTCGACAACGGGAATCTGATCAAATCCTATACGGTCAACGAGGCAAACGATATTATTTGGAACGTGTAA
- the rpmA gene encoding 50S ribosomal protein L27, with product MIFINLFAHKKGTGSSHNGRDSEAKRLGVKRSDGQSVLAGNILVRQRGTKFHPGNNVGIGKDDTLFALTDGVVKFERLGKDKKQVSVYKAQ from the coding sequence ATGATTTTCATCAATTTATTTGCTCATAAAAAGGGAACGGGCTCCTCTCACAACGGCAGAGACAGCGAGGCAAAACGTCTCGGCGTAAAGCGTTCGGACGGCCAGTCCGTGCTTGCGGGAAATATTCTCGTCCGCCAGAGAGGCACCAAATTCCATCCCGGCAACAACGTCGGTATCGGTAAAGACGATACTTTGTTCGCTTTGACCGACGGCGTCGTGAAGTTCGAGAGATTGGGCAAAGACAAAAAGCAAGTCAGCGTTTACAAAGCGCAGTAA
- the metF gene encoding methylenetetrahydrofolate reductase [NAD(P)H], with product MILSKLFQNKKAVYSFEIFPPKPTAELSAVQNTIRELSALSPDYISVTCSAGGSNNAGTAGIAKLVKECGVEPLAHVTCLHSDKAAVEAALAELSRNGVQNILALRGDRIEGRPLSPDFRYASDLVSFIRAQGYAFDIAAACYPEGHPESENVREDIRNLKIKVDAGVSHLNTQLFFDNEDFFRFMELCGVAGIDVPVQAGVMPLVKKNHVDRIVALSGGKIPAKISRMISRFYDKPEALMEAGIAYATEQIIDLLTSGAAGVHLYVMNNTYVARKITENIGYILGELNQQ from the coding sequence ATGATCCTTTCGAAACTGTTTCAAAATAAAAAAGCGGTCTATTCCTTCGAGATATTTCCGCCCAAGCCTACGGCGGAACTTTCCGCCGTGCAAAATACCATACGCGAACTTTCCGCCCTTTCGCCCGATTACATTTCCGTAACCTGCTCGGCGGGCGGCTCGAACAACGCGGGCACGGCGGGCATCGCCAAACTCGTGAAAGAGTGCGGCGTGGAGCCGCTGGCGCACGTGACCTGCCTGCATTCGGACAAAGCCGCCGTGGAAGCGGCGCTTGCGGAACTTTCCCGAAACGGCGTGCAAAACATACTCGCTCTGCGCGGCGACCGCATCGAGGGGCGCCCTCTCTCGCCCGATTTCCGCTACGCGAGCGATCTCGTTTCCTTTATCCGCGCGCAGGGCTATGCGTTCGATATCGCGGCGGCGTGCTATCCCGAAGGGCATCCCGAGAGCGAAAACGTGCGCGAGGATATCCGCAATTTGAAAATCAAAGTGGACGCGGGCGTGAGCCATCTCAATACGCAACTCTTTTTCGACAACGAGGACTTTTTCCGCTTTATGGAATTGTGCGGCGTGGCGGGCATCGACGTGCCAGTACAGGCGGGCGTGATGCCGCTCGTGAAAAAAAATCACGTCGACCGCATCGTGGCGCTTTCGGGCGGCAAGATCCCCGCGAAGATCTCGCGCATGATCTCCCGCTTTTACGACAAACCCGAAGCGCTGATGGAGGCGGGTATCGCCTATGCCACCGAACAGATCATCGATCTTTTGACTTCGGGCGCGGCGGGCGTGCACCTGTACGTGATGAACAATACCTATGTGGCGCGCAAAATAACCGAGAATATCGGGTATATCCTCGGCGAACTCAACCAACAATAA
- a CDS encoding DNA glycosylase, with amino-acid sequence MQKITYEREYFEPQSTLGCGQTFRFRPWREGYFVCAADRACYVYARGNETFVECEDADRDYFHHYFDLSRDYGEICRRAESYGIETVCAAYRKGRGLRILNQDEEETTFSFLVSQNNHIPRIKGILERIAERAGEEKIFLGERFFTFPKASVLAEKDERFFADLGAGYRAKYLFVSAKAIAAGALRGAREKHGDALRAQLTALCGVGPKVADCIALFAYHDTGAFPVDTWVEKVYREDFHGALKDRGKIAAFFRELFGDVGGYIQQVLFYCKRGERS; translated from the coding sequence ATGCAAAAAATCACCTACGAAAGAGAATATTTCGAACCGCAAAGCACCCTCGGCTGCGGTCAGACGTTCCGTTTCCGCCCCTGGCGGGAGGGATATTTCGTCTGCGCGGCGGACAGGGCCTGCTACGTTTACGCCCGCGGGAACGAAACTTTTGTGGAATGCGAAGATGCCGACCGCGACTATTTTCATCATTATTTCGATCTGTCGCGCGATTACGGCGAGATCTGCCGCCGCGCGGAAAGTTACGGCATCGAAACCGTCTGCGCCGCCTACCGAAAAGGGCGGGGACTGCGCATCCTCAACCAGGACGAAGAGGAAACGACTTTTTCCTTTCTCGTGTCGCAAAATAACCACATTCCCCGCATCAAGGGCATCTTGGAGCGCATCGCGGAGCGCGCGGGCGAAGAGAAGATCTTTCTGGGCGAACGCTTTTTTACCTTTCCGAAAGCGTCTGTCCTGGCGGAAAAGGACGAGCGTTTTTTTGCGGATCTCGGCGCGGGCTACCGCGCGAAATATCTTTTTGTGTCCGCGAAAGCGATCGCTGCGGGCGCGCTCCGCGGGGCGCGGGAAAAGCACGGCGACGCCCTTCGCGCGCAACTGACGGCGCTGTGCGGCGTCGGCCCGAAAGTGGCGGACTGCATCGCGCTGTTCGCCTATCACGATACCGGGGCGTTTCCCGTGGATACCTGGGTGGAAAAAGTGTACCGCGAAGATTTTCACGGCGCCTTGAAAGACCGAGGGAAGATCGCGGCGTTCTTTCGCGAACTGTTCGGCGACGTCGGCGGATATATCCAGCAGGTTTTGTTTTACTGTAAACGAGGAGAAAGGAGTTAA